The DNA window tcttttcttcccatattttaattttctagttattttatttttttaattttattttattttatttatttgagagcaatagacagagagaaagaggcagaaagagagagagagagagagagagagagagagagagagagagaatgaatatgggtgcgccagggcttctaaccactgcaaacgaactccagacgcgtgcacccccttgtgcatctgtctaatgtgggtcctggggaattgagcctcgaaccagggtccttaggcttcacagggcaagcgcttaacctctaagccatctgtccagccctagttattttatttttttatgaccaACAACAGACATCTTTTTTATTGAGTGTGTTACAAGAGGTTTAGTAAAAAAAGACCAAAGCCCATGCCGTCATCAGACTCCTCAGACTCTTCTTTTCTggcttccactttctttttttttttttttcattttttatttatttatttgagagcgacagacatagagagaaagacacatagagggaaagagagagaatgggcgcgccagggcttccagcctctgcaaacgaactccagacgcgtgtgcccccttgtgcatctggctaacgtgggacctggggaaccgagcctcgaaccggggtccttaggcttcataggcaagcgcttaaccactaagccatctctccagcccatgacttccactttcttttcctcagctggggcagcagcagtggcagggaCTGGGCCTCCTGCCCACCAGCCCCTACATAGCAGGTGAGGCTCCCAGTGTTGACATTGGCCAGGGCTTTCCAAACAAGCCAGGCCAAAAAGGTTCAGCATTCACACCTGCTACTTTAATGAGTGCATTGATCTTATCCTCTGTGACAGTCAGTTTTCATGGTCATGCAGGATGAGGGCCGAGTAGATGCCGAGGAGCTCCGAGTAGGAGGCCATGGTGCagactgccaggtgtggtgctagTCACCGGATAAAGTGAGGGCCTCACCCCAAGGTGGCCTTAGCTtccctagttttgttttgttttttaatgatggAAAATCATAAAGAAAGTAAAGGGAACCTTAATAGGTTTTGTTTCAAGATTATCAGAGtaaaaatgtttgtttgaaaATGGCTCTGATAATCCTGTAAACATGTGTATCACTAAACTCAATAGCTAGATATGATGGATTGCATTTGGAAAGTTACTAATTTTCAACCTTTTCTTATCATTCTTATGTCAAAAGTATCCCTGCCAAATGTTTTAATGGAAAGTACCCTCATTATTCAACAAATCCAATCATTTTAACACATGAAACTGATATGTTTAGGTTatgtttagtttggttttttttttttagttttagcaTGTATTAATTGTGCAAAAATgggttttagggctggagtgatggctcagcaggtaaagcacttgcctgcaaagcctaagggccaaggtttgatttcccagaacccacataagccagatgtacatggtggtgcatgtgtctggagtctgtttgcagtgactagaagctctAGTgtaccattgtctctctctagtaaaaaagattaaaaattttaaaaattagaaaaaatgaattttattgtgacactttcatacatgtatataatgcacttgtctccttctttcttcctcctgtcaCCTTATTCTTCACAAATTAACTGGTAGTTTGTGTCCACTTTATGTATAATGTTAATCAACTCCTCTCACCAGCAATTAAGGCAATTTGTGACAATCAGAGGTGAAACAAGTTTCTGGTGGATATAGACTCAAAGCCAAAGAAATATTTCCCTCCATTTTGGTTCACACTTAATGACAATTTCATCATCCTAAAATACAAGTTGTATTATTTTCTATACAGCTTTTCAATATAAACTATATAACCAGAAAAGTCTATCTCTAGAAAGTTAAGCTCATGCTACTTAACACAAAAATGTGATCTTATCACTGCAAATACTTTTCTTGAAAAGGGacattcattttttaatgatAGAGTCAAGGCCTTGGCCTTACTTTTACGCCTAACAATTGAATTTCATGTAGAAATATGGAGCTTTACTTTCTCAGTAGAAAACAACCATTCCATTagattttctaaaattaaatgtGACTCATTTAGAGGCAAACAACATTTATTGTGcaggagatttttatttattatacaatGACACAAACCAAAACTAAGACTACTAAAATTGACCATAGTATTGACAATTAAGTCATATCAACTTGGTAAGAAAATTCTAGCTAAAGTTAATCAAGGTAAGCTCTATTAAATTCTTAAGGAAAACATAATAATTGTAACaccattaaagtaaaaaaaaaaaaaaacctttcaaacAACAGGGCAAGTATAAACATCAGTATAATCACCTTAGTTTGGAGACAGAAATATAAATTGCATGCTGAAATGTGATATGTCACAGATATGTGCAAAGGCTATTAGTCTCAGTGCTTTACAACCAAAGTCTGAAACTTTACCACCACCCAGGAACTCCAATGATAGACAGGTTCTCTCTAATGACTAGCTGGAATTGAATTATACAATATGGCTGTCAGAAAAACAGAcacaaatgaacatttttttccttcttggtgCAGATTATACAATCAAACCAGATCATCTTGGTTGGTAAGAGGTCCATTCAAAGAGACCTATTTTCTATCACACAACATCAATAGTAAGTTCAGAGCAATTAAATTTCCATCAGTAACATTGTATCAAAATTGGAAATTCACAGCACTTTTCAAAGGCTCcacatagagaaaaataaaaattcaagcaaaACACAGTTATTATTTCATTATAATTTACTAGCTCTTCCAGTGTGTCAGAGAGATACCAGGTTGCATGTATAGGACAGAAGGTGGATTCAGAACACAATGCACAAATATCTTGATTGCATCAGTCTATTGGTGCAGTTTCTTAGTCTACTGATAACTATGTCTGTCATCTGTCTCCATCCAGGCAATGTTATTATTCATAGGGTGGAGGAAActtgaaatgaaaaaaagtaataataaagaaagcAAAGTAAATTTACTTGTTACATAAATTTGAGTGTTTGTATTTGCCTGCAATCTACTTTATTCCTACTAACACAGACACTTTCATGTGTTCCCAGTCAGGGGCTCAAATAGAACATGATAGGTGATAGGagtactggggagatagctcaacatttaaaggcacttgcttgtaaatcctgctggcctgagtttatttccccagtcactcatataaagccagataagcaaagtgggacatgtgtgtggagttcatttgcagtgacaaaagaccctggtatacccatactcactttctgtctctttcttcttgcaaataaataaatattaaaaaaaaagagtgtatgGTGAAGAAAACAAAGGCCTAAGGGAAATGCATATATTGGTCAAGTACAGAATATTCTTACCAGGAAACCTCATGAATAAAGGTCATGATCATATTCACCATTTCTCCTCATTCTAGATCAAAATATGTAAGAATGGGGACCTTTTATTATCTTTAGGTTGGCAAATGTATATGAACACCTAAACCCAGAGGGGCACTTGTATTGCATAAGTGGAGAAAACATCCACCTGTAAGCTAAGTTGTTCCTGTCAGGCCATGCCTTACAAATAGAAAACTAACCTGCCTAGGTAGAGCTTACACAACAGAAACATGATTTGAGTAGGCAACCAGACAAGACCTTGGCAAATTCAATCTACACACCATTTGCACAGACATGGGCCTAAGGACCAAAATGAACTCACCTTAAAGTTAGAGAGGAATAAACCCTTGTACTGGTTACACTATCTCATATTGGTTATTTGTTATGGCACGAGAGAGGCAGTAGGCAAGAAAGATTCCAATTAGCTGAGaagaaaatatgaaccaaattaTTAAACACACAACAGTACTTGAAGACTTCAGGATATGGATATATTCTTTCATTTGTAACTCACCAATACTTTCctcctttgagtttttttttaattattactgtATGTAAGagtatttgtatatgtatgcattatatgtatgatatgtgtgtgtatatgggttcACATACCACGGTGCAtaagtggaggacagaggacaaccctggAATATTTGTCCTCATTCTTTAGAAACAAGGTctctgttgtttttgttgctgcaTGTATACCAGGCTAGCCGACCtgcaagcttccagattctcctagcTGTGCTTTCCACTGCCATACTGCATTGGGATCAAAGACGTGTACCTCCCCTTTGAATTTTTTCTACACAGTACTGTTTGTTACTCTGCAGCATCTAGATCGCATTCAAAGACTATAAGAGAAGTCTTACTATAACCCAGAACTTCATAACCAAACTGAAGGCAAGTTCAGAAGCTATGGGTTTTGGAGAAATTCTCAGTAACCAGAAAAATTAGGAATGTTGCTTAGGACAAACAACGAATAAAGTAAAATGTTTATCTATGAAGgcagggttgtttttgttttgtttgtttgttttgtttttagaggtagtgtgtctcactctagctcaggctgacctggaattcactatgtagtctcagggtggcctcaagctcatggcaatcttcctacctctgcctcccgagtgctgggattaaaggcgtgcgccactacacctggctggtatttttttttaatacttgtgCTGTCCAATACAGTAGACCCTACCCTCATGTGGCTACTGAGGTCTTCAAATGTGACTAAAGCAactgaagttttaattttattttataattagaaTGGTTCAAAGGAGGCTAGTTGCTATTGTATTAATGTGGATTTAGATTGTAGGCTATGCTACTTTATAAACATACTAGAACTAGCCATGCATTAGTCTTATTTGTATGGTtctaaatataagaaaaaactTGCCCCAAGAATTCATTCAAAACCACAATACATACTGCTTATGCTACAGTGAGCACCTGGGAAATAATCAACCTACTATGTAACATCTATATAAGATATTAGGCATGTACTGAATTTGGAGCTGTATTATCTACATTCCATTAGATTTGGGCTTATACATAACATACAGGTAGTGgcaacccagaaaaaaaaataaaaactgataatgtCCTAGAATCTTGAATAATTACAAAGAAAACCAGGATTCCCATTTATTTCATGATTTTTGTTAACTAAAAGGTCACTGATTTATCCCATAGTTAATGGTTTTTAAAAGACATACTAAGCCAATAATGTGGCTCATTGGTAGCATGTTTGGGTAGCATTaacgaggccctgggtttgagccgCTGCACCAaaaaatgcacatatatatatgcataaataatttttaaatatattttgttattgatttatttgagaggggggaggcagatagaaagagagaatgggtgtgccagggcctccagccactgcaaataaactccacacacatgtgcccctttgtgcatctggtttacatgagtcctagggaaccaaacctgggtccttaggcttcacaggcaaatgcattaaccactaagccatttcctcagccccaaaatacattttttttaaaaaagatgtataCTGCTACAGTGATTTGACTATGATAATGGGAATGAATTTTTAGAGTAGTTgtctaaaacaaaatattaaagcaaagctggggggggagagatggctcagtggtgacaggtgcttgcttgcaaagtctgacagcccagggttcaattccccagtacccatataaagccagaagcatggggcacatgcatctcgagtttccttgcagtagcaagaggccccagGGGGTCaaatttcaatctctctctctctctccccctccttctctgaaaaataaaaataaaaaaattaaaagattagagaaaatcctaaaatgaCTGAATTATAAATCAAAATCAATATTATATATCCAACATAAGTCCCAACATTCCACTATAGGAAAAGCAAACCTATTTCTATACTTTGACAGGTAACTGAGAACTTTGTGAAAATGCCTTCACTATCCAAGCCCCTGAAGCAAATGTCTTCAAGAACTAAAAGTAAAAACTTTCTATTTTATATCTAGAAGAAGCACAAGATGTTTCCAATGGAAAAATGATGAATTACCTGAAAGCAAGCCACTCCAAAGGAAATTCCGGCAACGACTCCCATTTCTGACTCTATGACTGTCATCACCTTTATAAAGCAACCCTAATGAAGAAGGAAAAAACATTAAGTACAAAATAAACAGGTTGTGCTTTCTTTAAatctatgtatttacttatttattcatctgtaagCAGAGAAACCAAGAAAGAgtgggagacaaagagaaagagacagacagagagagcacacACACCTGGGCAtagtaccactgcaaatgaactccagatgcatgcgttactttgtacatctagccttatgtgggtactggtaaatcaaacccaggtcattaggctttgcaggtaagagctttaaccactgaccaatttccccagccctgtgcttTTCTTTATGGTAATAAATACTTGGATCATACAACTGTAGAAAAAGATGACCTTGAGCTATCATTAGACTTTGATTATCATTTTACTGAAATCTATTCTTTTTCATGTGCCCTCAGTTCTGATTCCCACCTTTTGGAATATCCATTTGAAAGCCCCTCGCTAGTTATATGAAATGAAGTTCGTTGCCTGAACTACTTCAAATTATATGTATTAATGTGAGGAAAACTGAGTCATTTTTATATTCAATTATATCCTCATATACTGCCAAATAAAAGGtttaagggctggtgagatggcttagtggataaggagcttgcctgtgaagactaaagacctgggttcaaatccccagtactcacataagtcagatacacaagggagcacatgcatctggagttcatttgcagtggtactaTGCCCAGGCATGCTCATgttttttccctttccctccccctccccctcccttcccccctcctttccccctccctccctccccccccctccccacacacactctttcttgctttctctgcttACAGACGAATAAATAGCAGTGGCTAGGGGcaatggcatgtccattcattttttctatgtggctctttctctctctcaaataaataaataattttaattaaaaagggctgaagggattgcttagagattagggtgcttgcctaaaaagccaaaggacccagatttgattccctagtacccacataaaccagatgcacaaggtggtgcatgcatctggagttcttttgcaatggctagaagccctgacacacccattctttttctctcaaataaataaaatatttaaaaaataaattaatttttttaaagttttaaaaggcTCCTTACTTCATTGTTTACTTTATCTGCGTCTCTCTGTGGAGAACAACCATCAAGTTTACAGCAACTCCTTGGAAATCCTGTTTCTGAGTAATAATTTGTATCTTTCCAATCTCTATAGTTGGTGACTCCACAACAATGCAactgaaaagttttttaaaaaggtatagtTAATATTATTACTCTGTAGTTAAAAGTTCAACCTAACATCATCTATTGCATTTTATGCTCACAACAACATGATCTATACTCAATGATCTTTCCCCATTATTGATTCAAAAGGTTTGTACTTGGTTATAACACCAAGTGTGACAGTTTCAGACTGACATTACTTTCCTCGTATAGTTGGCACTGACAATATTTGTAAAAGTGGAGAGGGAAGAGAACAAGGTCATGTGAGAACAAAACGCAGATGTGTTACTTGGTGTCATCCCACATTGCTTTCCTGTGAAAGTGGACAACGGCTAGTAGCCTGGCTCAATCCTTTCCTCTGAAGAAACACAGAATATGTTTCCCTTGAGAAGCTACCATCTATAATCACTTACTGTACTTTGAATCTTGTCTACTGCTTCACTTCTATAATCTCCAGTAGCGTTGTACTGCTTCAAAGCATTTTCATAATTACTTTTAAAGCTGTTCTTAATctgcaaagagaaaacaaaatgccCACAGAAATAGATGTTACTTTGAAGACTATACTAACAGGTACAAAGCACTCAAATAAGCCTTCACTACTTACAGGATGACTTCCTAACAACCATACATTTACTTAATTACAATATTATCTTTAatatacccatataaagcttTTGGTGATGTGAATTAAGGCTATCTTATCTTTTCAAAATATGATTTATATGGAGAAAGTATCAGTTTTGtgtcataaatttattttacGTTCCTATcggtaaagtttttttttaaattatttatttatttatttatttatttgagagcaacagacacagagagaaaggcagatagagggagagagagagaatgggcatgccagggcttccagcctctgcaaacgaactccagacgtgtgcgcccccttgtgcatctggctaacgtgggacctggggaaccgagccttgaaccggggtccttaggcttcacaggcaagctcaaaGTTTTAAGTTATACATTATACCACCTCTCCTCTAATAGGTACTTATACACAGAATAGTAACGGGAAATTCAGGAAATTAAGAGTAGCGTTTTCTTGTAATAATTATCAgcctaaaattattaattttatatatgttaaaAGTGGTCCATAATTTTAACTAGAACACCAATACTGATGGGTGCAAACTAAGGACGAAGCTTTAAACACAacaataagtaatttaaaaatattaaaagctatCTAAATCTACCACTTTATCATTTTTTGTCATAGAGGTTAACTTTTAACGTACAATAATTGTCTAATTCAGACTTACCTCGTGTCTGAAAACAAATCCTACAATGGCAGCAACTAGTTCGACCAAAAAAATGAGTGTCAAAAACATTGCATACTGTGGGATAAGAAGAAAGTCTGAGTCAGCATAAACAAGTATATCCCAGTTGCAAAAGGAactgtgtgttttggggggaggggatctTCTCAATCACTACagcatattttttattgaaaaggtCAGGAATAACATTATCAAAATGTTATTATATAAACATGAAGATTGACAGCTGAACTGTTAGTAAGTtttcataagaaaaagaaaaaattgtaaaCATCTGTGGctacttccaaaaaacaaaacatactgtaTGTAAGTCTACTGTGaaaaccaagatttttttttttctgtgaaaaacaAGGACTCACGACTCACCAGTTTTAGCATCCATGCAGAAGCTCGACAGGTAGCAAAACAACCAAAGGTACCCAAAAGAATAATGACAGTGCCTGTGCCAATGAGCACAAAAGGGACATTGGTGGCCTTCTCATTTAAGagggaaaaataattttccagGCTCACTTTGCCCCAAATGCCAACAGCAAGGAGGATAACACCAGTGATCTATGTGAGAAACCAAAGAACAGAAGCAGTTAGGAACTATAAACAATTGTCTCTTCAATCACGAACCAGGAAGTATTTAATGAGACACAGTATATCAGAGGTTCAATTTAGCACTCTGGCCACAGCTCAGTGGCGGGGATATTGTAGGCTAGGAGGGAGGGTCAAAGAGGATAGGAAGGGACTCGACACATCAAAAAAGGCTGTGGTTAAAGCATTTTGTCAAAATtctttaaattaatatattttgttgCATAAACACAAGCCTCATAGCATATGTACCTAGGGATCAAAACTTCTTGTCAGTCTTAATCCTGTCTTAGGAAGAAATCCATTCTAGAGGGGAGAAATGTGTTTATGGATTCTAGAAATTTCCTCCATAACCCAACCCCCAATTTAGGGGTGAGGGCAGGATACCAAAGGACCGTACACAAAAGAAAACCCAAGCACAGAT is part of the Jaculus jaculus isolate mJacJac1 chromosome X, mJacJac1.mat.Y.cur, whole genome shotgun sequence genome and encodes:
- the Tspan6 gene encoding tetraspanin-6 isoform X1; amino-acid sequence: MASPSRRLQTKPVITCFKSVLLIYTFIFWITGVILLAVGIWGKVSLENYFSLLNEKATNVPFVLIGTGTVIILLGTFGCFATCRASAWMLKLYAMFLTLIFLVELVAAIVGFVFRHEIKNSFKSNYENALKQYNATGDYRSEAVDKIQSTLHCCGVTNYRDWKDTNYYSETGFPRSCCKLDGCSPQRDADKVNNEGCFIKVMTVIESEMGVVAGISFGVACFQLIGIFLAYCLSRAITNNQYEIV
- the Tspan6 gene encoding tetraspanin-6 isoform X2, which translates into the protein MLKLYAMFLTLIFLVELVAAIVGFVFRHEIKNSFKSNYENALKQYNATGDYRSEAVDKIQSTLHCCGVTNYRDWKDTNYYSETGFPRSCCKLDGCSPQRDADKVNNEGCFIKVMTVIESEMGVVAGISFGVACFQLIGIFLAYCLSRAITNNQYEIV